A segment of the Anaerolineae bacterium genome:
CCCAGTATGGTAAAGTTCAGCAAGCCAGTCCTGGCTAGCAGGGAAAGCGGTCCGTCTGCATAGAAATGGGTAAAGAAGGTGTTGCATCCTTCCAGTCGTTGGGCAATCTGGTGCATCATGGTAGTCTGATTGAGCGAACCGCAAATGAACAGGACGTTCCGACTCATACAAGTCTCTTTCTAGATCACCAGTTTCGCGCGTCCCAGTCGCATGGGCTGTAAGGGATGAGGATTCCAGCGCACCCAACCGAATTTTTTGAGCACAAAAAACTCTAACCAGGAAGGAATGACCAACCAGGGGGTAGCATGGCGGATACAGATCGGACGAGTCTGATGAGCTTCCAGAGCACGCCGTAGATCAAGGACGGTTTTCCCTTCGAATTCGGTTTTGCCAAAGCCGATCGTTTGCAAGATATGCGAATCGCTGTTGGCAACTGATGCTACTGGCAGAGACATAGCCAGAGCTGTTGCCAGGAAGTTACTGCCTTGATGGAAAAGTCCACCGTTGATTGATTCGATGCCCACTAACACCTGCGCTACGTCGGGATAGCGCAAAGCATTGCGGATGGCGTCAGCTGACAGGCTGGGTGAACCGGCTGCCATTGGATGGGCAGCGATGCACAATCCGCCCAGTTTTCCCACATAACGTACGGTATCGACCAGAGACATACCCATCGGGATTTTCTCGCGAATGAATAGGGCTAAGAGATGTCCTTCGGCTGTAGAGACCTCACTGCCGGGAATGACTTCGATCCCGTAATGATGAGCGATTTGTTCAGCCCGCAATGCACCGATAATTTCATCGTGATCCGTAATGGCAATCACGTTTAGATCAGTTTTTTCTACCACATATTTTAGAATGGCTGAGATGGTAGCAGTACCATCCCAACTGAGGGTTGAATGAATGTGTAGATCAGCGAAACCCATTGTCTCTGAACTCCTTTCAAGACATACTTTATCAGATTAAGTTTAAGGTTGTGTCAATGAGGGATTAAGTTTTCTTCGCAATCCTGCTAGGATTCTTTAATCAAATGCAGCGGATGTTAACATCCATATTGGACAAAGCAAAAGTCCAATGAAGCATCCCTCTTCGATTTTGTATCGTCCTACTTTTTCTGGATGCTTTTCACAGAGGATAGCAGAGATTTTTCCCCTGATCGTGAGCGGTTAGGGGTTCGGTGATGGGGTATGCGATCGCCACGTTAACCGTTTAAGGTGAGCAGCCAGCACAGAGCCCGGCACGGGTTTAATTAAATATTCATCGATGCCTTCATCCAGGGCTTTGGCGACCAGTTCAGGTTTACTCACCGCCGAAAGGACGATAATCGGCACATCGCTAAAGGAGCGGATGCGAGCAGCTACTTCCCACCCATCCATGCCCGGCATCAAGAGATCGAGGACGACGATGTCTGGTTGCCACTCCTGGCAGAGTCGGATGCCATCTGTCCCGTTTGACGCACTGGCGACGATGAAGTCCTTCGGTTCAAGAATGAGTTTCAACGACTCACATAAAGCAAGATCGTCATCAATGATCAACACTTTTTTGGGTTTGCCGTTCTGCACGGATGCCATTTCTCCTAGTTCTTGACTTTGGTATGATGGAATTTACGTTTTTTATTATGCACGCAATTTCGATTCCTGAACCTTACAAAAACTTTACAGCTAATTTATGCCAGTTTTATGGGCGAAAGCGACATTGCGGGTCATCTTAAGTTCGACTTGCGTAACCCTTTGATGATCGGTGATTTGTGGAGCTGAAAGTTAACTTGCATTGAATGAAATTCGGCGATATGATTAAGACCAGGAATGGTAGATGCTTTTATTTGCCCGAGATGTCATCAGCCATTGCGCACAGACGATCGTTATTGTCAAAATTGTGGGTTGGATTTGGCAGTAGAAGCGACCATCGGTGAGTTGTTGGCGGATGAGAATCTGCAAACGGGGGATGCCAGATCTCTTGAGCCAGAGATTCTTGTACCGCGCTTGGGAGACGCCCTGGTATCCCAGGGGAAAATTACTCCCAAACAGCTTGAAGTCGCCTTAAGGTATCAGGCAGAGCAAGCCACGCTCGGTAGGAGTGTGCGCCTGGGGCGAGCTTTGATTGAGCTGGGTTATCTGGACGAAGCCAGTTTAGACGAGGCGATCACGCTTCAGATACTCCAATTGCAAGAAGCATTAAAGCAAGCCAACCGGGAGTTAGAGCGACGGGTAGAGCAGCGCACGCAGGAATTACGTCAGGCGCTGTTGCGGGTGAGCGAGCTAAATCAGATCAAAGCCAATTTTATTGCCAATGTTTCTCATGAATTGCGTACCCCGCTTACTTTACTCCGGGGGTATTTAGACATGATGAAGGACGGCGCATTTGGGGAAGTAACCGCTGAGCAGGCTCAAGCGTTGGATGCCCTTTTACGCTCGGCTACGCGCCTCGAAAAATTAATTGATGACCTGATCTTATTTGCCTACGCAGAACGAGGCGAGCTTACCCTTACGCTGACCAACAACTATTTGCAGGATATTGCTGCTCAAGTCGTTGAGAACCACCGTTATTCTGCAAAAGTCAAGGGGATCAGTCTGGAAGCCAGGATAGAGCCAGATTTACCTCCCGTCCATTGTGACCGCGACCGAATTGCCTGGGTTATGGATGAGTTAATTAACAATGCGATTAAGTTCAGTTCGGCTGGAGGAAAAGTTTCTCTAGCCATTCTCTATCATCAAGGGATTGTCACAGTTTCGGTTCACGATCAGGGTATTGGCATACCAGCCCAACGTTTAGCAGAAATCTTTGAACCCTTTCACCAGTTGGATGGTTCAACGACTCGCCGTTACGGTGGCACTGGTCTGGGACTTGCGCTGGTAACCCGAATTATTGAAGCCCATGGAGCGCAGTTGCGAGTAGAATCAGAAGTAGGAAAAGGTTCATTATTTGAGTTCTCCCTGCCAGCCATCGGAGAGGATCATGCCCGTGAATCAAGTGGATATCGATAAGATCAACCCCGCCACTTTGCGCCCCGAAGAATTAGAAGCTGTTTATGCGATCAGCCGCGCCGTTGCACTTGCCGAAAATATTGACTCTGCGCTGGATGAAATCATCCGCCTTGCCCGACCGGTGTTCATTTTTGACAATCTGGTGCTATACCTGCGAGGGGAGGAAACCTTGCAACCAGCCTATGCGCGTGCCATTGGGCGAGGACGCTTCAAGGAAGCAGATTTATCGTGGGGAGAAGCAACGGCGCATGAAGTCATCCAGACCGGTCGCCTGTTATCTCGGATTGAAGAAGGTGGTGAAGAAATCAGCGACCGCACCCGCTTCCGCTTTTTGTTGGGCTTACCTTTATACCTTGAAAATCATCTTGAAGGGGCTCTGGTCTTTATCCGCTTTGGAGGTCCGCCATATACACCCGATCAGGTGCGCTTGTCTGAGTTTATAGCCGGTCTGGTAGCCCAATTGCTTGGGCATGATCGACTGGTGAAGCAAATCGCTCACCTGGAAGCCGAGCGAAAATTAAATCAGCTTCAAGAGGATTTTATTGCAACCGTCTCGCATGAATTGCTGACCCCCCTGGGATTTATCAAGGGATATGCGACGACTCTCCTGAGGGAAGATATTAACTGGGATGAAGAGACGCGCCGCGAATTTTTAACCATCATTGACGAAGAATCTGATCGCCTTAGAGAATTGATCGAAAATCTAATGGATTCATCCAGGCTGCAGGCAGGGACTTTGAAAATGAGCTTTCAACCTTTGCGCTTCGATGCTTTTTTGCGTGATGTCGTCATGCGAGCATTGTCCTTGCATGATAATATACAGATACAACTTCAACAGGATTTACCCGAACTGCGCCTGATGGCAGATGCCAGCCGTCTGGCGCAGGTTTTTGATAACCTTTTGACCAATGCCAGCAAATATGCTCCGCACTCGACCGTGACAATTTCAGTTGAAGAGGAAGCGCAGACGGTTCATGTTAAGCTTAGTGACAACGGTCCGGGCATTGCTCCTGAACATTTGCAGTCGTTATTCAAGCGCTTTTATCGGGTTCCCACACCGGATAAAAATGTGCGGGGCACAGGTTTGGGCTTATTTATCTGCCGCCAGATTGTCAATGCTCATAACGGTGAAATCTGGGCGGAATCAGAGGTCGGTCAAGGTACTACGTTTCACATCCGTTTGCCTTATGACCAGCAAGAGGCGAATCAGGTTTTGTCCTTACGGGAGAATAACGTATGACTACCAAAATCTTAATTGTCGATGACGAGCCGCGCTATTTACGTCTGATGGAGGCAAATTTGGTTACCGAGGGCTACGCGGTGATCAAAGCGACCAATGGTCAAGAAGCCGTTGATAAAGTTGCCAGAGAGCAACCGGATCTGGTTCTTTTGGATATCATGATGCCGGTTCTGGATGGCTTTGCGGCGACTGAGCGTATCCGCGAATTTTCCAGTGTGCCAATTATCGTCGTTACTGCTCGGGGCGAGGAGAGTGCTCGTGTGCGAGGCTTGGATTTGGGTGCTGACGATTATATTGTCAAGCCGTTCTCGGCAACCGAACTTCTGGCGCGCGTGCGCGCTGTCCTGCGGCGTGTCAAAACAACAAGCACTACTCAACAGGCGATCTTCTTCCATGGCAACCTCAAGATCGATTTTGCCAAGGCCGAGGTCTATCGCAATGACCGTTTGGTATTTTTATCAGCCACTGAATACCGTTTATTGTTGCAATTTGCCCATAACCTTGGACAGGTATTGACGTCGGAGGAGTTATTAACCAGTGTTTGGGGTCCGGAATATCGGGATGATAAGGAAATCTTATGGGTGAGCATCTCTCGTTTGCGGCAGAAGTTGGAAGATGACCCGAAAAACCCTATTCACATTGTAACTCGCTCTGGTATGGGATATTCCATGCCGGCTTTGGAGGAATAGAGCATGAGTACGCGCTATGATGAAAAGGGGAAATTTTTCACCGATCGGGTGACCAAGGAACAGATTCCAGTGATCATTCAAACTGTCTATGGGCGCATTGAAGGATTTTTCTATGTCATGGCTGGAGCGAGGCTGAAAGATGAAATCAACAACGCAGAACAATTCATTGCCCTGACCAATGCTAAAATTTATGATCTAAACGGTGATTGTGAGTTTGCCTGTGAGTTTCTCAGTCTGAATCGAGATCATATCATCTGGCTTGCTCCTCAGGCAGAAGTCCGTTTTTTAACGAAGTAGGTGTCTTGAATGAG
Coding sequences within it:
- a CDS encoding putative two-component response regulator; protein product: MQNGKPKKVLIIDDDLALCESLKLILEPKDFIVASASNGTDGIRLCQEWQPDIVVLDLLMPGMDGWEVAARIRSFSDVPIIVLSAVSKPELVAKALDEGIDEYLIKPVPGSVLAAHLKRLTWRSHTPSPNP
- a CDS encoding Phosphate regulon sensor protein PhoR (SphS), giving the protein MVDAFICPRCHQPLRTDDRYCQNCGLDLAVEATIGELLADENLQTGDARSLEPEILVPRLGDALVSQGKITPKQLEVALRYQAEQATLGRSVRLGRALIELGYLDEASLDEAITLQILQLQEALKQANRELERRVEQRTQELRQALLRVSELNQIKANFIANVSHELRTPLTLLRGYLDMMKDGAFGEVTAEQAQALDALLRSATRLEKLIDDLILFAYAERGELTLTLTNNYLQDIAAQVVENHRYSAKVKGISLEARIEPDLPPVHCDRDRIAWVMDELINNAIKFSSAGGKVSLAILYHQGIVTVSVHDQGIGIPAQRLAEIFEPFHQLDGSTTRRYGGTGLGLALVTRIIEAHGAQLRVESEVGKGSLFEFSLPAIGEDHARESSGYR
- a CDS encoding Osmosensitive K+ channel histidine kinase KdpD; this encodes MPVNQVDIDKINPATLRPEELEAVYAISRAVALAENIDSALDEIIRLARPVFIFDNLVLYLRGEETLQPAYARAIGRGRFKEADLSWGEATAHEVIQTGRLLSRIEEGGEEISDRTRFRFLLGLPLYLENHLEGALVFIRFGGPPYTPDQVRLSEFIAGLVAQLLGHDRLVKQIAHLEAERKLNQLQEDFIATVSHELLTPLGFIKGYATTLLREDINWDEETRREFLTIIDEESDRLRELIENLMDSSRLQAGTLKMSFQPLRFDAFLRDVVMRALSLHDNIQIQLQQDLPELRLMADASRLAQVFDNLLTNASKYAPHSTVTISVEEEAQTVHVKLSDNGPGIAPEHLQSLFKRFYRVPTPDKNVRGTGLGLFICRQIVNAHNGEIWAESEVGQGTTFHIRLPYDQQEANQVLSLRENNV
- a CDS encoding DNA-binding response regulator KdpE; the encoded protein is MTTKILIVDDEPRYLRLMEANLVTEGYAVIKATNGQEAVDKVAREQPDLVLLDIMMPVLDGFAATERIREFSSVPIIVVTARGEESARVRGLDLGADDYIVKPFSATELLARVRAVLRRVKTTSTTQQAIFFHGNLKIDFAKAEVYRNDRLVFLSATEYRLLLQFAHNLGQVLTSEELLTSVWGPEYRDDKEILWVSISRLRQKLEDDPKNPIHIVTRSGMGYSMPALEE